The Cyprinus carpio isolate SPL01 chromosome B17, ASM1834038v1, whole genome shotgun sequence genome has a window encoding:
- the alkal2b gene encoding LOW QUALITY PROTEIN: ALK and LTK ligand 2 (The sequence of the model RefSeq protein was modified relative to this genomic sequence to represent the inferred CDS: inserted 1 base in 1 codon), with protein sequence MCFALTLLIFKQAGRLSNKCKLNXTLKRNRAILLDAGQRGSRCPPFSMSAVRTPVFIGLLLLILTTGYCRPRDRDDTSLLDLLRDRGRLAQDHHSEGNTHHPPEIAEHSAETKGVNKVTKSYQHERILEVFPRDIPQKEKILKHLTGPLYFSPKCSKHFYKLYNNTRDCTIPAYYKRCARLLTRLAGSQRCSEG encoded by the exons ATGTGTTTTGCGTTAACATTATTAATCTTTAAACAAGCGGGAAGGCTGTCAAACAAGTGTAAACTAA CTACATTGAAGAGAAACAG GGCTATACTACTGGACGCAGGGCAGAGGGGCTCTCGTTGCCCACCTTTCAGCATGAGTGCAGTGCGCACACCTGTCTTCATAGGGCTCCTTTTGCTGATCCTCACCACCGGCTACTGCAGACCGAGAGACAGGGACGACACCAGTCTGCTGGACCTTCTAAGGGACAGAGGGAGACTAGCACAGGATCATCACAGTGAGGGAAACACACACCATCCCCCTGAGATCGCCGAGCACTCAGCGGAAACAAAAGGCGTTAATAAAGTTACAAAGTCATATCAGCATGAACGCATTCTTG AGGTCTTTCCGAGAGATATTCCACAGAAGgagaagattttaaaacatttaacag GGCCGCTTTATTTTAGCCCCAAATGCAGCAAACACTTTTATAAACTGTATAATAATACCAGGGACTGCACAATACCAGCCT ATTATAAAAGATGTGCCCGGCTTCTTACAAGGTTAGCAGGGAGCCAGCGGTGCTCAGAGGGATAG